A region of the Arsenicicoccus dermatophilus genome:
AGGGGCGAGGCCTTCGGGAACGGGAGGTTCGTCCGCAACGCCCTGGAGGCGGCGATCGGGAGGCACGCGTGGCGGCTGCGCGACGAGGAGGAGCCCACCGTCGAGCAGCTGCGGACCCTGCAGCCGCAGGACCTCGAGGACCGCGACGGCGTGGACCTGAGCGTGGACTGAGCCGCCCAGGAGCCACCGGTCCCCGGGCCGGGTTGGTCCTCGCCCTGGACCGGGTGCGTCGTCGTCGGACCCCCCTGCTCGCAGGCGCCGGCCTGCTCGCGGTGGGCGCGTGGGTGGTGCCCGCGCACCTGCCCGCCGGGGCCCTGACCGGCGCCCTGTCGTTCCCCCTCCGGCCCGCGCCGTCCGCCGTCACCACGGAGGCGACAGGCCGCACGCTCGTGGCCCTCGGCGACTCGGTCACCGTCGGCGAGGGCCAGGAGAGCCCCGCGTTCCCCCAGCGCCTGGCCGACCGGCTCTCCCGCAGTGGCCCCCCGGTCAAGGCCCTCAACCTGGGCGTGGACGGGCAGACCGCGGCCGACCTCCTCCAGATGGTCCGCCGCAACCCCGCGATCCGTCGAGCCGTGACGACCTCCGACCTGGTGGTGATCACCTCGGGGGCGAACGACGTGCTGGACCTGTTCGGCGAGACGGCGGACCAGGACTGCGGCGCCGCGTGCATCGACCGCGGGGCCCAGGGCGTGCAGCAGCACATCGCCGCGGCGCTGCACGAGGTGCGCTCGCTCCAGAGCCGCCCGGGCGCCCGCGCCGTGGTGACGACGTACTGGAACGTCGGCCTCGACGGGCAGGTCGCCCGCCAGGCCGAGACCCCGCAGATGTACGCCTGGACCGACCGGCTCACCCGCGCCGTCAACCAGCGCCTGTGCCAGGCCGCCGCCAAGGAGGGCGCCACCTGCGTCGACCTCTACGCGCCGTTCAAGGCCGGCGGGGATCCGACGCCCCTGCTGGCCGAGGACGGGGACCACCCCAGCCCGGCCGGGCAGCAGCTCATCGCCGACCAGATCGTCCGCGCCCTGTCCTGAGCCGGGCGCGGGTCATCGGCCCGGCACCCCTCGGCGCCCGGGCTTGCGACGGACGTAGACCTGCTTGCGGACCCGCGCCACGACGGCGCCGTCCGGGGCCACCACGTCGTTGTCGAACCACACCAGCGCCTTGCGCCCGCCCTCGGTCTGCCGGCGGATCTCGGCGAGGTGCTCGTCGGTGAGCGTGAACTCGGCGCGCACCTCGGTGCGACCGGGTGACACGAACTCGATCTCGGCGGCCTTGTCCCACACCACGTAGTCGCTGCCGAGGTTGCGCAGCACCATGATCATCCAGAAGGGATCGGTCATCGAGTACAGCGAGCCGCCGTACTGCGTCCCCACGTAGTTGGCGGTCACCCGGTGCTTGCGCAGCCGCACCTGCACGTGCCGGAAGTCCTCGCCGATCTCGGTGACGTGGATGCCCGAGCACAGGAACGGCGGCCAGAGGTTCATCACCCGGCGCATCGTCTCGGCACCCTGGACCAGGGTCGCGACGTCGGCATAGTTCCGGGGCAGGCGCATGGTCCCGACCCTAGCCAGGCCGTATGACGGCCCGCAGCACCGCCCGTCAGGCGGGCACGACCGGGGCGAGGACCTCCCGGCAGCGGGCGACGTCGTCGGCCATCACCGCGAGCAGCTCGTCGACCGAGCCGAAGCGCAGCGTGGGCCTCAGGTGCTCGACGAGCTCGACGGCCACGCGCTCGCCGTAGAGGTCCAGGTCGGTGCGGTCCAGGACGTAGGCCTCGACGCGGCGCTCGGTGCCGTCGAAGGTCGGGTTGGTGCCCACGGACACGGCGGCCGGCAGCGCCCGGTCGACGTCGCCCGCGGCCCGGTCCAGGCGCACCAACCACCCGGCGTAGACCCCGTCGGCGGGCACCAGGCCGTAGGCGTCGGGGCTGAGGTTGGCCGTGGGATAGCCGAGCTCGCGGCCCCGGTGGTCGCCGTGGACCACGGTGCCGACCACCCGGTGGGACCGCCCGAGCACCGCGGCGGCGCCCGCCACGTCCCCGGCGAGCAGCTGCTCCCGCACCATGCTGGACGACCAGCGGCGATCGTCGCCCCGGTCGGACAGGGTGACCACCTCGAAGCCGTGCCGCTCCCCCAGCTCGCGCAGGGTGCCCGCGTCGCCGGAGTTGCGGCGGCCGAAGCGCACGTCCTCGCCCACGACCACGGCGCACGCGTGCAGGGCGTCGACGAACACCGTCTCGACATACTCCTCGGGGGCCATCGCTGCCAGCTCGCGGGTGAACTCCTGCACGAGCACCGCGTCCAGGCCGACCTCCTCGAGCAGGTCGAGGCGGTGGTCCAGGGAGGTGACGGCCGCGGGGGCCCGGTCCGGGTGCAGGACGGCGACGGGGTGCGGGTCGAAGGTCACGGCGACGGTCTGCGCGTCCCGCCCGGCGGCGAGCTCCAGGGCGGCCTGCAGCACGGCACGGTGACCGCGGTGCACCCCGTCGAAGTTGCCCAGGGTGACCACGGTCGGGCCGAGGTCAGCGGGGATCTGGGACAGGGAGCTCCATCGATGCACGGGCCAACTCTAGTCGCCGTCGCGGTGCCGCCGACCCAGGTCGGCGAGCACCTGCGCGCGGCGGGTGGCGGCGGGCAGCGACAGCTCGCGCAGGAGGTCCGCGGAGTCGGCGCGACCCAGCGCCGTCAGCGCCGCGATCTCGGCCTCGACGTCTGCGGGCGACTTGTTCTGGGAGAGCTTGGCCTTGGCGACCCACCGGGTGAGACGGACCTCCACCCCGACGATGGCTCGCAGCTGCCCGTCGAACCACCGCTGGGGCGCCCGGTCCGTGGTCCACGGCCGCTCCTGGCCGCCCTCGTGACGCCGGGTGAGCCGCTCGACGGCGTCGCGCAGCCAGGCGGGGTCCTCGTGCGCGACCAGCTCGCCGTACGCATGGACCGTGAGGTAGTCCCAGGTCGGCACCACCCGCCCGTGCTCGGTCGCCGACGGCAGCCAGGCCGGCGAGACGTAGTGGTCCGGGCCGCGGAGCAGCACCAGCGCCTCACCCGCACCCGCGTGCCGCCACTGGGTGTTGGTGCGCGCGACGTGGGCGACGAGCGATCCGCGCTCCCCCGCCCCGGGGTCGTAGAGCCACGGCAGCGGCGTCGCCTCCAGACCCTGGTCCCCCTGGGTCACGAGCTCGCCGAAGCTCAGCCGGTGGAGCAGCGCGCGGACCTGGTCGTCGGAGAGGGCGAAGTGAGCAGGAACGTACATGCCGATCATCGTGGCAGCCCGGCCGCACGCCGACGCACCCGGCCCACCACCACGCCCGCCCGCCACCTCACCTCAGGTGCGGTGGTCGGCCTCGATCTCGTCGGCAGACCGTGACGCTACGCCCAGGGCAGGATCGCGGTCGGGTCCAGGGCGACCAGCGCGGTCGCACGGCTGCGCCCGGCACCCAGCACGAGGGACTGGCTCGTGCAGGGGCACAGGCCCTCGAGCTGGGTCTCGATGAGGGACGGCGCGACGTACCTGCCGCCGGGGGTCTCGAAGACGTCCTTCTGGCGCCCGAGTCAGCGAGGATGAAGGCCACGTCGGCTGCCAGCGCGGTCGAGCAGGCCGGCCGCGAGCTCCCGGGCGCGGTTCTCGACCTGCTCTGCTGCCAGGTGAGGGTGACCAGCTCCTCCCCCGGACGTGCTGGAGGGCCGGGCGGCTCGCGTCGCTCGCCACGGGCTCCCGGAGGAGGTGGCCGATGCTCTCGGCGCGACCCTCGATGACCGGCCAGTCGACGGCCTCGTCCCGGGCGCAGTCCTCAGGCATGGGCTCTCCTCGACGGGGAGGGGCGGATCGGGCGCCGCCGCGCCGGTGTCGGGATCGTGCCTGGTGCGCGCCGTCGGCGCAGCCCAGGAGCCCGGCGAGCCGTGTCAGCGGGCGCAGATCCACCCGTATGCCGAATCGCGTCGGCGCGGGCGTCGTGCGGCCCGCCCGGCGGCGGCCGCCCACCCCCGGGGCATTGGCCGAAACCCGTTACGACCTGCGACAATCCACCCATGACCGACATACATCGCAGCGCTCCGT
Encoded here:
- a CDS encoding SGNH/GDSL hydrolase family protein, with protein sequence MRRRRTPLLAGAGLLAVGAWVVPAHLPAGALTGALSFPLRPAPSAVTTEATGRTLVALGDSVTVGEGQESPAFPQRLADRLSRSGPPVKALNLGVDGQTAADLLQMVRRNPAIRRAVTTSDLVVITSGANDVLDLFGETADQDCGAACIDRGAQGVQQHIAAALHEVRSLQSRPGARAVVTTYWNVGLDGQVARQAETPQMYAWTDRLTRAVNQRLCQAAAKEGATCVDLYAPFKAGGDPTPLLAEDGDHPSPAGQQLIADQIVRALS
- a CDS encoding DUF4442 domain-containing protein encodes the protein MRLPRNYADVATLVQGAETMRRVMNLWPPFLCSGIHVTEIGEDFRHVQVRLRKHRVTANYVGTQYGGSLYSMTDPFWMIMVLRNLGSDYVVWDKAAEIEFVSPGRTEVRAEFTLTDEHLAEIRRQTEGGRKALVWFDNDVVAPDGAVVARVRKQVYVRRKPGRRGVPGR
- a CDS encoding bifunctional riboflavin kinase/FAD synthetase, producing MHRWSSLSQIPADLGPTVVTLGNFDGVHRGHRAVLQAALELAAGRDAQTVAVTFDPHPVAVLHPDRAPAAVTSLDHRLDLLEEVGLDAVLVQEFTRELAAMAPEEYVETVFVDALHACAVVVGEDVRFGRRNSGDAGTLRELGERHGFEVVTLSDRGDDRRWSSSMVREQLLAGDVAGAAAVLGRSHRVVGTVVHGDHRGRELGYPTANLSPDAYGLVPADGVYAGWLVRLDRAAGDVDRALPAAVSVGTNPTFDGTERRVEAYVLDRTDLDLYGERVAVELVEHLRPTLRFGSVDELLAVMADDVARCREVLAPVVPA
- a CDS encoding FMN-binding negative transcriptional regulator codes for the protein MYVPAHFALSDDQVRALLHRLSFGELVTQGDQGLEATPLPWLYDPGAGERGSLVAHVARTNTQWRHAGAGEALVLLRGPDHYVSPAWLPSATEHGRVVPTWDYLTVHAYGELVAHEDPAWLRDAVERLTRRHEGGQERPWTTDRAPQRWFDGQLRAIVGVEVRLTRWVAKAKLSQNKSPADVEAEIAALTALGRADSADLLRELSLPAATRRAQVLADLGRRHRDGD